Proteins co-encoded in one Arachis hypogaea cultivar Tifrunner chromosome 11, arahy.Tifrunner.gnm2.J5K5, whole genome shotgun sequence genomic window:
- the LOC112720984 gene encoding uncharacterized protein, which yields MKFSGDSNHPPLPFLASIVPSGARNPCPSSNLQQSPRTSRKPPVRRSGAPNGRRSRHETLLETNGAGAGSDQLQQDEKLVSYFGWKRAAVSARKLAAELWRLQLPEVGDHGRSIAEDRLGLQHGIGRANLYFLSHRNGVMHGDLKNLSLSPYAILRTKDRKLCELHHSLQFSSAAAEGITKWDPVCIETWDEAQYICNQVKLLDQKESAVSALEAELEQARVRIQELETERHSSKKKVEHFLKKVSKEKALWQSREHEKIRAYIDDIKAELSQERRSRQRIEIVNSRLVSELADAKLLAKRCMQEYEKERKEKDLIEEVCDELAKEIGEDKAEVEVLKRETMKLREEVEEEKRMLQMAEVWREERVQMKLIDAKVAVDAKYSQMNELVANLEIFLKSVNVNQNGTDIREASSLKNAAASMNIQDIKGFSYEPPNQNNLFSIFEDLNSGQPKEREIDPCVMHSPVSHASKILAASPEPNMISKVNFPRRLDASVPEIVDMQDDGSGWEIVSHVEDPGSICSPEGSIPSMTKNYRECNISERSGLDCKENTSEESPLTEISEVSSVLSKQSKKVSSIARFWRSGPTNADNYKIISAEGINGSLSNGKLSNGSIASPDWGSGKDGLSPQDPLCQLRSPDSGNSHNQGAEKNSLKARLLEARMESQKVRLRHVLKQKV from the exons ATGAAGTTCTCTGGCGACTCTAACCATCCACCGCTGCCATTTTTGGCGAGCATTGTTCCCAGCGGCGCCCGAAACCCCTGCCCTTCCTCGAATCTCCAACAGTCGCCGAGGACCTCCCGAAAACCTCCCGTGAGACGAAGCGGCGCTCCTAATGGCAGACGAAGCAGGCATGAAACTCTCCTCGAGACGAACGGCGCCGGAGCTGGCAGCGATCAGCTCCAGCAGGACGAGAAGCTGGTGAGTTACTTCGGTTGGAAGAGGGCGGCCGTGTCGGCGCGGAAGCTCGCCGCTGAGCTGTGGCGGCTACAGCTCCCGGAAGTTGGCGATCACGGAAGAAGCATCGCTGAGGATCGGTTGGGACTTCAG CATGGAATTGGACGTGCAAACCTCTATTTTCTCAGTCATCGAAATGGTGTGATGCATGGAGACTTGAAGAATCTGTCATTAAGTCCATATGCCATTTTGCGGACAAAGGATAGAAAACTCTGTGAG CTCCACCATTCTCTCCAGTTTTCCAGCGCCGCAGCGGAGGGGATAACAAAATGGGATCCTGTTTGTATAGAAACATGGGACGAGGCACAATATATTTGCAACCAGGTGAAACTTCTTGACCAAAAGGAAAGTGCTGTATCTGCTCTTGAAGCTGAACTAGAGCAGGCTCGTGTGAGGATTCaggagcttgagactgagcgtcACTCCTCCAAAAAGAAAGTTGAGCATTTCTTGAAGAAAGTTAGCAAGGAAAAAGCCTTATGGCAAAGcagagagcatgagaaaattcgtGCCTACATTGATGACATTAAAGCAGAGTTGAGTCAAGAAAGGAGAAGTCGTCAAAGGATTGAAATTGTGAATTCCAGGTTAGTTAGTGAGTTGGCTGATGCTAAGTTGTTAGCAAAGCGCTGCATGCAGGAGTATGAGAAGGAAAGGAAGGAGAAAGATTTGATCGAGGAAGTGTGTGATGAGCTTGCTAAGGAAATTGGAGAAGACAAGGCTGAAGTTGAAGTATTGAAGAGGGAAACTATGAAACTCAGGGAAGAAGTAGAGGAGGAGAAAAGGATGTTGCAGATGGCTGAAGTCTGGCGCGAAGAACGTGTTCAAATGAAGTTGATAGATGCAAAAGTTGCTGTTGATGCGAAGTACTCACAAATGAATGAACTTGTAGCAAATTTGGAAATCTTTCTTAAGTCAGTAAATGTTAACCAAAATGGAACGGATATTAGAGAAGCAAGTTCACTTAAAAATGCTGCAGCTTCCATGAACATTCAAGACATCAAAGGATTTTCCTATGAACCTCCCAATCAAAacaatttattttccattttcgAAGATCTGAACTCTGGTCAACCTAAGGAAAGGGAGATTGATCCATGTGTTATGCATTCTCCAGTGAGTCATGCCTCAAAGATTCTCGCAGCAAGTCCTGAACCCAATATGATAAGTAAGGTTAACTTTCCAAGGCGATTGGACGCATCGGTGCCTGAGATTGTTGATATGCAAGACGACGGAAGTGGATGGGAAATTGTGAGCCATGTTGAGGATCCAGGATCAATCTGTTCACCGGAAGGGAGTATCCCATCTATGACTAAGAATTATCGAGAGTGTAACATCTCAGAGAGGAGCGGGCTTGACTGTAAAGAGAATACCAGCGAAGAGTCCCCATTAACTGAAATTAGTGAAGTTTCTTCAGTATTAAGTAAGCAATCAAAGAAAGTATCATCCATAGCCAGGTTTTGGAGGTCTGGTCCGACTAATGCGGATAACTACAAGATAATCTCTGCAGAAGGAATAAATGGGAGTCTTTCAAATGGGAAGTTGTCTAATGGGAGCATCGCGTCTCCTGACTGGGGATCAGGTAAAGATGGTCTAAGTCCCCAGGATCCTCTGTGTCAATTGAGATCTCCTGACTCCGGGAATTCACATAATCAGGGTGCGGAGAAGAACAGTTTGAAAGCAAGACTTCTAGAGGCCAGGATGGAAAGCCAGAAGGTTAGGTTGCGCCATGTTCTTAAACAGAAGGTATAA